A stretch of the Deltaproteobacteria bacterium genome encodes the following:
- a CDS encoding HNH endonuclease, whose product MLALSNDNLITAVRSLVKEERRITRAILDHINEVARRRLYADLGFSSIFDWLVKDLGYSESAAYRRMQAARILRAVPDAAGKLESGALGLTVLSKVQTFIRADEKRTGQKMSIQEKTEILTKVESCSGREAEHRLAQHFPELASQFPGGLAPKEKVRAISEDQVSVQVTFTREQFEKLKRIQELLSHTHIGSSNAESLDAAMDVFLEKKDPLKRIVKPRAAPCDTAAETEMPSTKPAHSLKPSTRNTVLRKSGGQCEYRETKMGHRCANRHFLEVDHIQPRALGGTNVPDNLRVLCRTHNLLVAERAFGREKIEAFRRRM is encoded by the coding sequence ATGCTTGCACTTTCAAACGACAATTTGATCACGGCCGTTCGCTCACTTGTGAAAGAAGAACGGCGAATCACCCGAGCGATTTTAGATCATATCAATGAGGTCGCCAGGCGCAGACTTTACGCCGATCTTGGTTTCTCCTCGATCTTCGATTGGTTAGTCAAAGACCTCGGCTATAGCGAATCGGCAGCCTATCGCAGGATGCAAGCCGCGAGGATTTTGCGAGCTGTCCCAGATGCGGCCGGCAAATTAGAATCGGGAGCGCTCGGTCTCACCGTGCTCTCAAAAGTTCAGACCTTTATTCGAGCCGACGAAAAGCGGACCGGCCAGAAAATGTCGATCCAAGAAAAAACCGAAATTTTGACAAAAGTAGAATCATGTTCAGGCCGCGAAGCCGAACATCGATTGGCTCAGCACTTTCCCGAATTGGCCTCGCAATTTCCAGGCGGATTAGCTCCTAAAGAAAAGGTTCGTGCGATCAGCGAGGATCAAGTCAGCGTGCAGGTGACCTTCACTCGAGAGCAATTCGAAAAGCTAAAACGAATTCAAGAGCTGCTTTCACACACGCACATCGGCTCATCAAACGCTGAATCATTAGATGCCGCGATGGATGTTTTTCTTGAGAAAAAAGATCCGCTCAAAAGAATCGTCAAGCCCCGTGCGGCGCCATGCGACACCGCTGCGGAAACGGAAATGCCTTCGACAAAACCCGCACACTCACTAAAGCCGTCGACCCGAAACACGGTGCTGAGAAAATCCGGTGGTCAGTGCGAGTATCGTGAAACAAAGATGGGTCATCGATGCGCGAACCGCCATTTTCTAGAGGTCGATCACATTCAGCCTCGAGCCCTCGGTGGAACGAATGTGCCTGATAACCTCAGAGTCCTTTGTCGCACGCACAATCTATTGGTCGCAGAACGGGCATTTGGTCGGGAAAAGATCGAGGCGTTCCGGCGCCGGATGTAA
- a CDS encoding TldD/PmbA family protein, translating to MIDLRSLKSEFAPGSGPSRVYSELRYQDNRETRITLTNGHLETNVQESSRGVSARSFTGGYWGFSSYSNPTKDALHSALKEATRNAKFLTSRSGKSNSEIVYAGVINFEKSYASQKTPMSPSIWIELLKSLDATIVKKYPDLRSRSLRLWSLEIEKQILTSDGSELHTTVPQSFFQVSMTRESPTGPVTFSDTRGGLGDLQDFFLAAPESFEGWIDEIHEMTARKAEGVRPEPGMKDVVLAPDLAAILMHEAVGHSVEGDLIQSGSILWDRLKQKVANPILSFVDFAHTYEGLPCPRPVHVDDEGIEAENTVIIDKGVLKTFLNNRETAVHFEQKPTGHARAYQYCDEPLIRMRNTAVLPGTSRIEHMIASIEDGYYLMKAGRVQADTTGEFLLQTGSGFEIKSGKIVRALRDSSICGFALDFMNSISMVADEFQWDTSGYTCLKKQLMPVGLGSPAIKCKVRISGD from the coding sequence ATGATTGATTTGCGTTCATTGAAGTCTGAATTTGCACCAGGCTCAGGCCCCAGCCGAGTCTACAGCGAACTTCGCTATCAGGACAATCGGGAGACACGGATTACTCTCACCAACGGACACCTAGAGACCAATGTGCAAGAAAGTTCGAGAGGTGTTTCCGCGCGGTCCTTTACCGGTGGATACTGGGGATTTTCGTCTTACTCAAATCCAACCAAGGACGCGCTTCATTCTGCCCTGAAAGAGGCCACCCGGAACGCAAAGTTTCTGACTAGTCGCTCGGGAAAAAGCAATAGTGAAATTGTCTATGCAGGTGTCATCAATTTCGAAAAAAGTTATGCGAGTCAGAAAACTCCGATGTCACCATCTATCTGGATCGAGTTGCTAAAGTCGCTCGATGCGACCATCGTAAAAAAATATCCCGATCTTCGTTCGCGAAGTCTTCGCCTTTGGTCTTTAGAAATCGAAAAACAGATTCTGACTTCCGATGGATCAGAACTGCATACGACGGTGCCACAATCCTTTTTTCAAGTATCGATGACTCGAGAATCGCCAACCGGCCCTGTTACGTTTTCGGACACTCGCGGTGGCTTAGGCGACTTGCAAGATTTTTTTCTCGCTGCGCCCGAATCCTTTGAAGGTTGGATTGATGAAATTCACGAAATGACAGCGCGAAAAGCGGAAGGTGTTAGGCCCGAACCCGGGATGAAGGATGTCGTACTTGCTCCTGATCTCGCTGCCATTTTGATGCACGAAGCGGTTGGACATAGTGTAGAAGGTGATCTCATACAATCCGGTTCCATTTTGTGGGATAGACTGAAGCAAAAAGTCGCAAACCCAATTCTTTCGTTCGTCGACTTCGCTCATACCTACGAAGGCCTTCCATGCCCGCGCCCGGTGCATGTAGATGACGAAGGGATAGAAGCCGAGAACACAGTTATCATCGACAAAGGCGTGCTAAAGACTTTTCTCAACAACCGCGAGACGGCGGTACACTTTGAACAAAAACCTACTGGCCACGCGAGGGCGTATCAGTACTGTGACGAACCGCTGATTCGAATGCGAAACACGGCGGTGCTGCCAGGGACCTCACGAATTGAGCACATGATCGCTTCAATTGAAGACGGGTATTATTTGATGAAAGCTGGTCGCGTGCAGGCAGACACGACTGGCGAGTTTCTTTTGCAGACAGGATCCGGATTTGAAATTAAAAGTGGAAAAATCGTGCGCGCCCTCCGCGACAGTTCTATTTGCGGCTTTGCCCTTGATTTTATGAACTCGATTTCCATGGTTGCCGATGAATTTCAGTGGGACACGTCCGGATACACGTGTCTGAAAAAGCAGTTGATGCCGGTCGGGTTAGGCAGTCCTGCGATCAAATGCAAAGTTCGAATAAGTGGTGATTGA